The Procambarus clarkii isolate CNS0578487 chromosome 56, FALCON_Pclarkii_2.0, whole genome shotgun sequence genome includes a region encoding these proteins:
- the LOC123770808 gene encoding tubulin alpha-1 chain, whose amino-acid sequence MRECISVHVGQAGVQIGNACWELYCLEHGIQPDGSMPSDKIAGHHDDSFSTFFSESGAGCHVPRAVFVDLEPTVIDEVRTGTYRKLFHPEQLLTGKEDAANNYARGHYTIGKELIDLTMERVRKLADQCSGLQGFLIFHSFGGGTGSGFTSLMMERLSLDFGKKSKLEFAIYPAPQVATAVVEPYNSILTTHTTLEHSDCAFMVDNEAIYDICRRNLDIERPSYTNLNRLIGQIVSSITASLRFDGALNVDLTEFQTNLVPYPRIHFPLVTYAPVISADKANHENLSVAEITSSCFEPANQMVKCDPRHGKYMACCLLYRGDVVPKDVNCAIATIKTKRSIQFVDWCPTGFKVGINYQAPTVVPGGDLAKVSRAVCMLSNTTAIGEAWARLDHKFDLMYAKRAFVHWYVGEGMEEGEFSEAREDLAALEKDYEEVGLDSADETEEEPEEF is encoded by the exons CGTGAGTGCATTAGTGTACACGTTGGCCAAGCCGGCGTTCAGATCGGCAACGCCTGCTGGGAGCTGTACTGTCTGGAGCACGGTATTCAGCCTGATGGATCCATGCCCTCGGACAAGATCGCTGGACACCACGACGACTCCTTCAGCACCTTCTTCAGCGAGTCTGGCGCGGGCTGTCATGTCCCCAGGGCGGTCTTCGTGGACCTGGAGCCGACGGTTATTG ACGAGGTGCGAACGGGGACCTACAGAAAGCTCTTCCACCCGGAGCAGCTCCTGACGGGGAAGGAGGACGCGGCCAATAACTACGCCAGAGGTCACTACACTATCGGCAAGGAACTCATCGACCTGACCATGGAGAGGGTCAGGAAGCTGGCGGACCAGTGCTCCGGTCTACAG GGCTTTCTGATCTTCCACTCGTTCGGCGGAGGCACTGGCTCCGGCTTCACCTCACTCATGATGGAACGTCTCTCTCTCGACTTCGGCAAGAAGAGCAAACTGGAGTTCGCCATCTACCCGGCACCTCAG GTGGCGACAGCGGTGGTGGAACCTTACAACTCTATCCTCACTACCCACACGACCCTGGAACACTCCGACTGTGCCTTCATGGTCGACAACGAGGCGATATACGACATCTGTCGGAGAAACCTAGACATTGAACGACCTTCCTACACCAACCTCAACAGGCTGATTGGTCAGATTGTCTCTTCCATCACCGCCTCCCTCAG GTTTGACGGCGCGCTAAACGTGGACCTGACGGAGTTCCAGACCAATTTGGTGCCTTATCCACGAATTCACTTCCCATTGGTCACCTACGCTCCTGTTATCTCTGCCGATAAGGCCAACCACGAGAACCTTTCTGTAGCCGAGATCACCAGCTCCTGCTTCGAGCCTGCCAATCAG ATGGTCAAGTGTGACCCTCGGCACGGGAAGTACATGGCCTGCTGCCTCCTGTACCGGGGCGACGTCGTTCCCAAGGACGTCAATTGCGCCATCGCCACCATTAAGACGAAGCGCTCGATCCAGTTCGTTGACTGGTGCCCCACGGGCTTCAAG GTGGGCATAAACTACCAGGCTCCGACGGTGGTTCCTGGCGGCGATCTGGCCAAGGTGTCGCGGGCAGTGTGTATGTTGTCGAACACCACCGCCATCGGCGAAGCTTGGGCCCGTCTCGACCACAAGTTCGACCTCATGTATGCTAAGAGGGCTTTCGTCCATTG GTATGTGGGGGAAGGCATGGAGGAGGGAGAGTTCTCAGAGGCTCGCGAGGATCTTGCTGCCCTCGAGAAGGACTACGAAGAGGTCGGCCTCGACTCGGCTGACGAAACTGAGGAGGAACCCGAGGAGTTCTGA